In one Deinococcus sp. QL22 genomic region, the following are encoded:
- a CDS encoding ABC transporter ATP-binding protein translates to MTAAAAAPLPVVELTGIGKVYTQGELVFEALRGVSLTILQGEMVALMGPSGSGKTTLMQVIGLLDRPSSGSYHLAGRDVTTLNENDLARARNEDIGFVFQAFHLLARQTLLENVEVPLVYAGVPPRERRARALDLLERVGLADKAGSRPSQISGGQKQRVAVARALAGSPRLLLADEPTGNLDTRTSEEVMALFCALHAEGTTVVIVTHEADIGAYAERVVRVRDGLIESDRQQTPRRPGGVMPQAALQPPPQPGGDA, encoded by the coding sequence ATGACCGCAGCTGCTGCTGCTCCCCTTCCCGTCGTAGAACTTACCGGGATCGGCAAGGTCTATACACAGGGCGAACTGGTCTTTGAAGCCTTACGCGGCGTGTCACTCACCATTCTTCAGGGCGAAATGGTGGCGCTGATGGGGCCGTCGGGCAGCGGCAAAACCACGCTGATGCAGGTTATCGGGCTGCTTGACCGTCCTAGCAGCGGCTCTTACCACTTGGCGGGCCGCGACGTGACCACGCTCAATGAAAATGACCTCGCCCGCGCCCGCAATGAAGACATTGGCTTTGTGTTTCAGGCCTTCCATCTGCTGGCCCGCCAAACCCTGCTGGAAAACGTAGAAGTGCCTCTGGTGTATGCCGGAGTGCCGCCCCGCGAACGCCGGGCGCGGGCGCTGGATTTGCTGGAACGGGTGGGCCTGGCCGACAAAGCGGGCAGCCGCCCGTCTCAGATCAGCGGGGGGCAAAAGCAGCGTGTGGCGGTGGCCCGCGCCCTGGCGGGCAGCCCGCGCCTGCTGCTGGCCGACGAACCCACCGGAAACCTGGATACCCGCACCAGCGAAGAAGTGATGGCCCTGTTCTGCGCCCTGCACGCCGAGGGAACGACCGTGGTGATCGTGACCCACGAGGCCGACATCGGAGCCTATGCCGAACGCGTGGTGCGGGTGCGCGACGGCCTGATTGAGAGCGACAGGCAGCAAACGCCCAGGCGTCCCGGTGGCGTCATGCCTCAGGCTGCGCTCCAACCACCTCCTCAACCTGGGGGTGACGCATGA
- a CDS encoding efflux RND transporter periplasmic adaptor subunit — protein MTEPVPNPSPPRPTPPQSTQSRTPTRSAPRKRWPWVLGALLLIGGVTGGVIVTRNRAAQAQTATPTTQTQAVQRGVVRVSVSGPGTLEASATRTVGVSRSVTVGALPAVGERVTRGQLLTTLTSDDVQDSVKTAELNLLKARASLDATRASQASGAASRQSSVTSAESSVAQVQQTLSEARTTLNAQEQLAAIGAVSRQALDEARNAVTNAELDLKSARSSAAASRTQLSTNASSDAENLRSAQIAVQQAQASLDTAQQARTGLKVYAPITGVVSAVSATEGAVLASAAGLLTLMDDSTLELPVQVDETEIAGVKVGQPASVTLDAVDGETFSGQVVRVSPAATQSSGISVFTATVRLPNSGGVLRAGMTAEAEIVQSEDRGLIVPQKAIETVRSRSYVQVQGTEGTEPERVRVELGDTDGTNTVIRSGLTSGQEVVVPGTTPSPSGTTSGSTTRTPGVGRPPAGFGGAP, from the coding sequence ATGACTGAACCGGTCCCCAATCCTTCCCCGCCCCGGCCTACCCCCCCCCAATCCACCCAGTCGCGCACGCCAACCCGTTCAGCACCGCGCAAACGCTGGCCCTGGGTTCTGGGCGCACTGCTGCTCATCGGCGGCGTTACAGGCGGCGTCATCGTGACCCGCAACCGGGCGGCACAGGCCCAAACCGCCACGCCCACCACCCAAACGCAGGCCGTACAGCGAGGCGTGGTACGCGTGAGTGTCAGCGGCCCCGGCACGCTGGAAGCCAGCGCTACCCGCACAGTGGGGGTCAGCCGCAGCGTCACCGTGGGCGCATTGCCCGCTGTGGGCGAACGGGTCACCAGGGGGCAACTGCTGACCACCCTCACCAGCGATGACGTGCAGGACAGCGTCAAAACCGCCGAACTTAATCTTTTGAAAGCGCGTGCCAGCCTGGACGCGACGCGGGCGTCTCAGGCGTCGGGGGCGGCCAGCAGGCAAAGCAGCGTGACCAGTGCCGAAAGCAGCGTGGCACAGGTGCAGCAAACGCTGAGCGAGGCCCGCACCACGCTGAATGCACAGGAACAACTCGCGGCCATTGGCGCAGTCAGCAGGCAAGCCCTGGACGAAGCAAGGAACGCCGTGACCAACGCCGAACTTGATCTGAAGAGCGCCCGCTCAAGCGCCGCTGCCTCGCGCACCCAACTGAGTACCAACGCCAGCAGCGACGCCGAGAACCTGCGGAGCGCCCAGATTGCTGTGCAGCAGGCGCAGGCCAGCCTCGACACCGCGCAGCAGGCCCGTACCGGCCTGAAGGTGTACGCCCCGATTACGGGCGTGGTCAGTGCCGTGAGCGCCACCGAGGGCGCAGTGCTGGCAAGTGCGGCGGGTCTGCTGACCCTGATGGACGACTCCACGCTGGAATTGCCCGTGCAGGTGGACGAAACAGAGATCGCGGGCGTGAAGGTGGGCCAGCCTGCCAGCGTGACGCTGGACGCAGTGGACGGCGAAACCTTCTCTGGACAGGTGGTGCGCGTGTCTCCGGCGGCCACGCAGTCCAGCGGCATCAGCGTGTTTACGGCCACCGTGCGCCTGCCCAACTCAGGCGGCGTGCTGCGGGCAGGTATGACTGCCGAAGCCGAAATTGTGCAGAGCGAAGACCGGGGCCTGATCGTGCCGCAAAAGGCGATTGAAACCGTGCGGAGCCGCAGCTACGTACAGGTACAGGGGACAGAAGGCACCGAGCCGGAGCGCGTGCGGGTAGAGCTAGGCGACACCGATGGCACGAATACTGTGATCAGAAGTGGCCTGACATCCGGGCAAGAAGTGGTGGTACCCGGCACCACGCCCAGTCCCTCTGGTACAACCTCGGGCAGCACGACGCGCACACCCGGCGTAGGCAGGCCTCCCGCTGGCTTCGGCGGCGCACCATGA
- a CDS encoding TolC family protein: MIRPTPIKSVSKTALTLALLLSPAALAQTAAPVSLSAAVQAALQNGADVRTAQANLNKAQAANAAQQADPSALAAAKLNAKNTLTLAQVQLRGARLSTLQTTVNSYTTLLRAQENVELQTLQVQVDQKAVQVAQVKLQVQNATALDVQNAGNTLTGSQQNLADARAQVNLASGKLSTATGLTAGVRAGALGNIPTLKTALGSLQTGLNTNLTGVVSANGEVASAQLSVKLADNDFTPARTLQDARTALANAQRSLDSAQKNAATTLSSAYQSVDNAAELLKVALSKEAAAQKTYSQDAARLKSGTISAVDLQNTQLTLKKAQYSRLQAQTDVLQALGSLSVAAGQNLTGIGGTF, encoded by the coding sequence ATGATTCGTCCCACCCCGATCAAATCCGTGTCCAAAACCGCCCTTACCCTCGCCCTGCTGCTTAGCCCTGCGGCCCTCGCCCAGACTGCTGCCCCCGTTTCCCTGAGTGCCGCCGTGCAGGCCGCCCTGCAAAACGGAGCCGATGTGCGTACCGCGCAGGCCAATTTGAACAAGGCGCAGGCCGCCAACGCCGCGCAGCAGGCCGACCCCAGCGCTCTGGCCGCCGCCAAGCTGAACGCCAAAAATACGCTGACGCTGGCGCAGGTGCAGCTTCGGGGTGCCCGGCTGAGTACCCTGCAAACCACCGTCAACTCCTACACCACGCTGCTCAGGGCGCAGGAAAACGTGGAGTTGCAAACCCTTCAGGTGCAGGTAGATCAGAAGGCGGTGCAGGTGGCGCAGGTGAAATTGCAGGTGCAGAATGCCACCGCTCTGGACGTGCAAAACGCGGGCAATACCCTGACCGGATCGCAGCAGAATCTGGCCGACGCCCGCGCGCAGGTGAACCTCGCCAGCGGCAAGCTCAGCACGGCCACCGGACTGACGGCGGGCGTGCGGGCCGGGGCCTTGGGCAACATTCCCACCCTCAAAACGGCGCTGGGGAGCCTGCAAACGGGCCTGAATACCAACCTGACGGGCGTCGTCTCGGCCAATGGCGAGGTGGCTTCTGCCCAGCTGAGTGTCAAATTGGCCGACAACGACTTTACGCCTGCCCGCACGCTGCAAGACGCCCGCACCGCCCTTGCCAACGCCCAGCGCAGCCTGGATTCGGCCCAGAAGAACGCGGCCACCACGCTCAGTAGCGCTTACCAGAGCGTAGACAACGCCGCCGAACTGCTGAAGGTGGCCCTCAGCAAAGAGGCCGCCGCCCAGAAAACCTACAGCCAGGACGCCGCCCGCCTGAAAAGCGGCACGATCAGCGCGGTAGACCTTCAGAACACCCAGTTGACGCTCAAAAAGGCCCAGTACAGCCGACTTCAGGCCCAGACGGACGTATTGCAGGCGTTGGGGAGCCTGTCGGTGGCCGCAGGGCAAAACCTGACGGGGATCGGGGGGACGTTTTAA